CGCTGCCTTCCTCGACGTCGGGCAGCAGCAGGTCCTGTTGGGATTTGTTGAACCGGTGGAGTTCGTCGATGAAGAGGATCGTGCGCGCCTCGGGCCGGCGGCGGGCGAGCGCGAGGATTTCGCGGAGCTCGGCGACGTTGCTCATCACCGCGTTCACGCGCACGAAGCGACTGCCGGTTTCGCGCGCGATCGCCTCGGCGATGCTGGTCTTGCCACAGCCGGGCGGCCCGTAGAAGAGCAGGCTCCCGAAGCGGTTCGTCGCGATCAGTTGCGGGAGCAAACTGCCGGCGCGCGTGATGTGATCCTGCCCGACGACCTCGACGAGCGAGCGCGGGCGCATGCGCGCGGCGAGCGGCTGGTGCGAGCTGTCCTTCGGCGCTGGCGCAGGGGCTTCGCCGAAGGGCGCAGGCGCGGCGGATTCCTCGCCGAAAAGTGAGCCGGTGTCTGCGCCGCGTGCCATGATTGTCCACACAGTGGTCCGCATGGGGCGCGAAACAAGTTTGAAGGCGCGCGCCCGATCGCTTTGCTGGCCGTCTTGCCCGAGGGCCCGGGTCGGACGATGACCAACGCCCTGCGCGCTCCCCTGCTCTGGCTGCTGCTGCCTTTCTGCGCGGGCATCGCGTGGATGGACCACGCACCGGACATTTCCATTCGCTCGCTCACTGGCCTCGCGCTGCTCGGCACGGCGCTCGCGCTCGTCGGCGGTCGCGGGCGCTCAGTCCTCGCTCAGACGGTGTGGGGCACCGGCTTGGTGGTGGCGGGGATTGTGGCTGGCGCGGGCTGGATGAAGTGGCGCGCCCCAGTGCCGCTGGAATGGGCCGGGCCGGCACGCGAAGTGAGGGTCGTCCTGCGCATCGAGCAGGTCTTCCCGCCCGCTCCACAGCGCAAAACGCTCAACGGCATCGCGTGCGTGATCGGTGGCGATGGTTCGGCGGTGCGGCTGGCGGGACAGCGCGTTTATTTCTCCGCCATCCGGCGCATCAGCGTGCCGCCGACGGTCTCGGGCGAATACCGTTTCGCCGGCGTGGTGGAGGCGTTGCCGGAGGACGAAAGCGGCGGTCGCGATTTCGACGCGTATCTGGCCACGCTCGGCATTCGCACGCGCATCGCGCGCGGCCATTTGCTCATGGAAACGCGCGCACCGGCGGCGTTCCGGGTATTTTGCGACCGCATGCAGGATCGGCTGGCCGCGGTCCTGCGGCGCGGCCTCGAGGCGCATCCGAACGTCGTCTCGCTTTACCTCGCCATGCTGCTCGGGGAAAAGGCGGTGCTGTCGGCGGAGCAGCAAAGCGCATTCATGCGCAGCGGCGTCTTTCATATTTTTTCCATCAGCGGGCTGCACGTCGGGGTGATCGCGGTGGCGATCCAAAGCGCGCTGCAGCTTCTGCGGGTGCCGCGCCGCGCGGCCATCGTGGCCGGGCTGGCGGTGCTCTGGCTTTATGTCGAGGTGACGGGGGCGAGTGTCCCGGCGGTGCGCTCGTTCCTGATGATCGCGTTTCTGCTGGGTTCACGGATTTTCCGGCTGCCGGGCAATCCGCTGGCGGCGCTCGCGGCCGCGGCGTGGTCGACGCTGTTGCTCGA
This window of the Candidatus Didemnitutus sp. genome carries:
- a CDS encoding ComEC/Rec2 family competence protein, yielding MPEGPGRTMTNALRAPLLWLLLPFCAGIAWMDHAPDISIRSLTGLALLGTALALVGGRGRSVLAQTVWGTGLVVAGIVAGAGWMKWRAPVPLEWAGPAREVRVVLRIEQVFPPAPQRKTLNGIACVIGGDGSAVRLAGQRVYFSAIRRISVPPTVSGEYRFAGVVEALPEDESGGRDFDAYLATLGIRTRIARGHLLMETRAPAAFRVFCDRMQDRLAAVLRRGLEAHPNVVSLYLAMLLGEKAVLSAEQQSAFMRSGVFHIFSISGLHVGVIAVAIQSALQLLRVPRRAAIVAGLAVLWLYVEVTGASVPAVRSFLMIAFLLGSRIFRLPGNPLAALAAAAWSTLLLDPRQLFSTGFQMSYAVVVALIVMGLPLAERWQAMWQPWRDLPEAGWSRWQRWVRDGGREVLGALAITCAATLASMPSSVGYFGLLSPGALAANLVIIPISSLAIVAGFLAMVGGLAHAGALVLVFNHAAALLIIAMDWLVQKGTPLPGVYFAAEFHAPWMAPGATVFVLGTMFVGATAHWRKAAGGFWLPVAAVALVLIFGVKFP